A stretch of DNA from Pseudomonas sp. HN11:
AGGCGCAAGCCAGGCAGTTGTTCTTTCTTGACGATCAGGTTGACGTCCCAGTCCATCGCCAGGCCGACGTATTGGCGCACCCAGTCCTGCACGCGTTGCAGGCTGTCGCCACCTGGCAGCAGGCGACGGGTTTGCGCCAGGTCCAGGGGGCCGATCAGCAGGCGGAACTTGTGCTGGGTGTTCCAGACCTTCTTGCCCATCACCGTGGTCTGGCCAAGCACGGCGGCGGCGGGGCCGCTGCGCAGGGTGCACAGGCCGTCGCTGGGCAACTTCATCCAGTGGCCCACAAACTGCTCCACCCGTACCGGCACGCCGAGGTAGTCGGTCAATAACGCCGCCAAGCCTTCGGCGTTGCGCGTCTGTGGGCCCAGGCGTCCGGCGAAGTGCAGCTTGGCCACATCCGGCACCGCGTTGCGCCCCAGTAACGAGGCCTGGCCGATGCCGATCAATGAGCCCAGGTACTGGGCAAAACGGTCCGCTCCCGGCCGGTCCAGGCTCACCGCTGGTTGAGCGCTGGCCCAGGCGCGGTAGAACAGGCTGATCATGCGGTGATGGAATACATCGCAAAATGCCGCGAGCGTCGGGTCGTTGCGGTTGCGCTGGCGGTCGCGGATGTATTCGGTGAGGTGAATCGGCAACGGGCCATTGGCGCCCATCAGGCCGAAGAAATTCAACAGCAATTTGGGCGCGGTACCCGGTGTCAGCGCAGCGACCATCGCCGGCTCGAATGCCAGCGACGGCTGCTGCCCGAAACGCACCGCCTCATCGGCTGGGCGCGCTGCCTGGCCGATGCGTGGCAAGTGCGGGAACGCGCACTCCAGCTGACGCAACGCCGCATAGAAATCGAAGCGTGCCGGATGCGCCTCAAGGGCGCCGAGCAAAGTCAGAGGATCTCGCATCTGCCCACCCGCGCCGGCCACTGCATGATCACGCCACGCGTGGTGCTTTTGATCACCGTTTCGGTGAATGAGTTGAGCGACACGTACTTGGCAAAAAACTGCTCCAACACCGAGCCCAGCACAAAGACCCCAGCGCCTTCGAACGCCGTTTCATCCAGGGTCACGCTGATCTGCAAGCCCCGGCCATAGGTGATCGGCCCCGGCAGCGGCAGGCGCCGCACGATGCTTTCGGCGGTTACCGAGCGCAGGCCTTCGATCTGCCTGTGGGCGGCTTCGTCGTCGATACGGCAGTACAGGCGCAGCAAGTCGCGCAACGCGCTGGCGCCTTGCTCCTTGTCCTGATCCAACAGCGACAGGTAGTTGAGGGACAAGTGGCTGACCAGCCGCCACGCCGTTTCGCCCTCGGCAAAGGATGGCGCCGGCACGGTGGGCCCGGCCACGCAACGTACCGCCTGCACCGGCGCGCCGGACTCGACGTTGAAGTCGGTACGACCACTGCCCACCGGCATGCTCAGCACCAGGTCACGGTTGCTGCACAGGGTGTCGATGCCCAGTTGGCGCAGGTCACTTCGGTGTGGAGCTTGCTGGGCGTCCACCAGGGACAGGAACAGTTCGCTGCCGATGTAGCTGGAGCGCGGGCCCTGGCGCCGTTGTTGTTCGGACAGCACCCGCGCATCACGGCGCACCTGGTAATACGCGTTCGGTGGCTTGCGCGCATGCAGGTCATTGGCGCGGTAGAACGATTCGAAGGTCTGGCTGGCCTCGGCGCCACTGCCGTAGCCGGTCACGTTTTCGATCTGGTAGATCTCGTAATCCATCGGCCGCGTGCGGTCGGGGATCACGTGGTATTCGGCTTGCTGATCGGACAGGTGCACACGCTCGGCGCGCATCGGAAACAGGTTGATCGCCGGGGTGCAGTACAGGCCGAAATTGGCCGCGCTGAGGCTTTGTTCCAACACGGGGTCGAGCTTCTTGAACAGCACGATGACGTCGAGCTGTTCGGCGGTGCAGCGGCTCACGCTATTTGCCAGCCCCGCTACCTCGGCGAACATGAAGCGCTGCGGCATGGCAAAGTATTCCTGCAGCAGCCGATAGCCCTGGAACTGACGCGGGCCGGTGGGCAGCAAGGCTTCACTGTCGCTGTAGCCGAGGCTGCGAATCGCGCTCTTGGGCAGAAACTGGTGCCAGTCCACATGCTCCTGCACCGGCATCACCAGTACCCCGGCCGACTGGGCCAACAGGTGTTCAAGGATGCGCGACGGCATGGCTTCGCCACCACGGATATGCATCGGCAGATTGTCGAGGGGCAGGTCACTGAAGGTCAGGCCGGCGCCCACTCGCAAACGCAAACGCAAGGCTGCCTTGACCCCGCCGAGGCGCGACAGGTCAACACCCGCCACTTGTGCCCCGCAGGCGAAGTAGCGCGCTTCAACCAGCTCCACCGGCCACAGCGTCACCTCATGGGCGGTACGGAACTCGCAGGCGGTCTGGTCGCCCTTACCCAGTTGGCTGTGCAATGCAGTGTCGCGCGGCACCTTGAACCCGGCAGCCAGGCTGCCTTCACCCATGTCCGGCTGCAACTGCACCACCGCCATCGAAGGCGTGGGCGCCAGGTATTGCGGGTAGACCAACTCCAGCAAGTGGTTGGTAAAACGTGGGAACTCGGCGTCGATCTTCAACTGCACCCGCGCGGCCAGAAAGCTGAACCCCTCCAGCAACCGCTCCACATAGGGGTCGGCGCAGGCATAGGTTTCCAGCCCCAGGCGTCCGGCGACCTTGGGGTAGTCGCGGGCGAATTCACCGCCAACTTCCCGCAGGTGAGCCAGTTCACGTTCGTAATAGCGCAGCAGTTTCGCGTTCACCGCACGTCCCTTGTCTCGATATCGAAGACCCTGGCCTCGCCTGCTTCCAGGTCGAGTTCGGTCTTCAGGTACAGGCGCTCGGGCAACGGCTGGCCCCAGAGTTCGCCATGAATTTCAAAGGCCATTTGGTTGGGACTGGCCGTAGTGCCCGAGGGTGCCACCGGCACCACCCGCACGCTGTTGCGTAAAATCCGCGGTTCGAAATCCCAGATCGCCTGACGGATGCGCCGCCCCAGCTCTTCTCGGTCCAAACCGGCGGCGGTCTTGCCGGCAAGGTCCGGCAGACCAAAATTGACCACCGACTGCATTGCCAATGGATGTGCGCTCAGGTCGCGAAAACTGCCCAGACTGGTGCTGTTGAGCAGCCACCCCAGGTCCCGCAACACCGCCTGGCGCAAGCCGCGCATGGAGAGCACGCGCTTGTCCCGTGGCTCCACGGCATGTTCGGTGTCGTCATCGCTCAGGCGGTCGAGCAAGGACGGCTGCAGGCGTTCGCGACTGATGAGTTCAGCCATAGGTTATTGACCTCTGTAATGAGCGGGCTTGCCCCGTGCTGGGCTGCGAAGCGGCCCCAAAACTGCAGCCGCGTTTTGTCTGGCAGAACGGGGTACCTTTGATGGGGCTGCTGCGCAGCCCAGCGCGCGGCAAGCCCGCTCACCACAACAAGCCCACTCTCCAGACAAACCGGGCCTGGCGGCATCAGATCTTCTGGTTCTTTTCCAAGTCCCACTTCTTCGGCGTACCGGTGATCACGGTGTCGCCGGTGAAGGAGTCGAACTCGTAGCTGATGGTGGTGAAGTTGATCGAGATGGTTTCGCTCGGGCGCTCGCCGTTACTGCTGGCGGAGTAGGAGCTGATGATCGCGCTGCCCAGGATCAACGTGAGGAACACCTGTTGCTTCTTGTCAGGGCCGCCGGTCTGGATGAAGTGGATCTCGGCATCGCCCAGGCTCTTGCCGCACACGGCCTGCATGAACAGGTCGGCGGAGGCCAGGTCGGTGACCTTGGTCATGGAGATTTCCGAGAACGACGGGTTGCTGGTGTCGCGGTCGGCGCCGCCACCGCTGGTGGAAATCGCCCGGCCGACACCCATCTGGATCGCGTCGATGGTGATCCAGTCCTTGTGTCCATCGACAGTGGAGGTGCCTTTGATCTGGGTGCCTTTGAAGTTCAGCAAAATCATGGTGGTTACCTTTCAGGGTTGATCAATTGGATTTGGTGGACGGCAGCTTGGAGACCAGGCGCAGGGACACGGTCAGACCTTCGAGCTGGTAGTGCGGGCGCAGGAAAAACTTGGCACCGTAGTAGCCGGGGTTGCCTTCGATTTCTTCCACCACCACTTCGGCGCCAGCCAGTGGCTTGCGCGCTTTGTCGGCATCGGTGGCGGTGGCCGGGTTGTGTTCCACGTAACGGCCGATCCAGTTGTTGAGCCAGATCTGCATGTCGTCGCGTTCTTTGAACGAGCCAATCTTGTCGCGCACGATGCACTTCAAGTAGTGAGCGAAGCGGCAAGTAGCGAATAGGTACGGCAGGCGCGCAGCCAGATTGGCGTTGGCGGTGGCGTCCGGGTCTTCGTATTCGGCCGGTTTGTGCATCGACTGCGCGCCAATGAAGGCCGCCAGGTCGCTGTTCTTCTTGTGCACCAGAGGCATGAAACCGTTCTTCGCCAGCTCCGCTTCACGGCGGTCGCTGATGGCGATTTCGGTCGGGCAGGTCATGTCGACGCCGCCGTCATCGGTCGGGAAGGTGTGTACCGGCAGCCCTTCCACCACACCGCCGGATTCGATGCCGCGAATCTGCGAGCACCAGCCGTAGTGTTTGAACGAGCGGTTGATGTTCACCGCCATGGCATACGCGGCGTTGGCCCAGGTGAAGTCCTTGGCGCCGGCAGCGTCGGTGGTTTCTTCGAAGTCGAATTCTTCCACCGGGTTGGTCTTGGCACCGTAAGGCGCACGGGACAGGAAACGCGGCATCGCCAGGCCCACGTAGCGCGAATCTTCACTGGCGCGAAAGCTGCGCCAGGCCGCGTGTTCCGGGGTTTGGAAGATCTTGGTCAGGTCACGCGGGTTGGCCAGTTCCTGCCACGACTCCATCAGCATCACGCTGGGATCGGCAGCAGTGATCAACGGGCAATGGGCCGCAGCGCTGACGCGGGCCATCTGGGTCAACAGTTCCACGTCCGGCGCGCTGTTGTTGAAGTAGTAGTCGGCGACGAACGCCCCATAGGGCTCGCCGCCGAACTGGCCGTATTCCTCTTCGTAGAGTTTCTTGAAGATCGGGCTCTGGTCCCAGGCCACGCCCTTGAACTTGCGCAACGTCTTGTGCACTTCGTTCTTGGAGATGTTCATGACCCGGATCTTCAGCGACTCGTCGGTCTCGGTGTTGTTGACCAGGTAATGCAGGCCGCGCCAGGCGCTTTCCACGCCCTGAAATTCCTCGTGGTGCAGGATGTGGTTGACCTGCTCGGTGAGCTTTTGGTCGAGGGCGGCGATCAGGCCCTCGATGGTGCCCAGCACGTCGTGGGGCATCAGTTGGGTGCCTTGCAACGCTTGCTCGGCCAGGGTGCGTACGGCGGTTTCCACCGCCTCCTTGGCTTTGTCGGTCTTGGGCTTGAACTCTTTTTGCAGCAGGCTGGCGAAGTCGCCGGCGTCGAACGCGGTGGTGGCCAGCGGCTGTCCGGCCTGTTCCGATTGCGGAGTGGACATGACGGTTTCCTCGAATTTTGGGCAAAGCGTCCCCGTACCGGGGCAAACGAGGCACCGGCAGAGTCAGCGGTTATTCAGTTATTCAGGCTGTTTGGGCGCAGTGCTCAAGGCCTGCATCACGCTCGGGTCGGCGAGCAGCTTGGCCAGCAATTCCTCGGCACCAACCTTGCCGTCCATGTAGGTCAGCAGGTTGGACAATTGGCTGCGTGCGGTGAGCAGTTGGTTGAGGCTCGGCACCTTGCGAGCGATGGCGGCCGGGCTAAAGTCGTCCATGGTTTCAAAGGTGATCTCCACCGGCAGGTTACCTTCGCCGCTCAGAGTATTGGGCACCTGGAATGCCACGCGCGGCTTCATGGACTTGAGGCGCTCGTCGAAGTTGTCGATGTCGACTTCCAGGAACTTGCGCTCGGCCACCGGTGGCAACGGCTCGGCAGGCTTGCCGGAGAGGTCGGAAAACACCCCCATCACAAAGGGCAACTGCACGGTTTTTTCCGAGCCGTAGATCTCCACGTCATATTCGATCTGCACACGTGGCGCCCGGTTGCGAGCGATAAACTTCTGACTGCTTTCTTTGGCCACAGGACTAGCTCCGGTGAGTGAGGTTGATACAAAAGGGTCAGTTGTCGCTGTTGCGAATACCGCTGACCAGCGCCAGTTGCGCAAGACCATCGGGAGCAAGGTCTTGCAGCAATTCCATGAAATTCTTGTCGATCAGCTTCTTCGCCCGTTGCAGCAAGAACGGCACGGGGCTGGCCGGTTCGTGGGTCTGGAAGTAAGTGCACAGGCGCTCGATGGTTTGACGCGCGTCTTCACGGCTGTTGATCTCGCCCCGGCTGGGCTGCGGCTGTGACGCGGGGGCATTGACCGTAATACCCGGTGCTGCGACTTCCAGCTGCGGGCGACGGATCACTTCACCGGCGCGTCGCAAAAGCGTGGCCAGGCTGCTCAGGTCAATGGCGCGGCCCACGCCGACTTTTTCCGTGAGCAACTGCTCGATCTGTACGCTCAGCACCAGGGCTCGTGCCAGCGCATCTTCGATAGCGCTCAGCTCCTGCGGATCGGCTTCGGCCAATGCACCTTCGATCACGGCCAGACTCACGTCACCGGCCTGCTCGGTGGCGGCCTGCTCGATCTGGCGCAGATTCAACGTACCCAGGCTGCGCGCACTGACCAGCGGCGCGCTCAACAGATCGCGCAGCAGCCCGGATGGCTCGCAGAGAAACGCCAGGATATTGATGCGCAGCAGCGGGTCGTTGTCGTCATCGGGGTCGAGTTGGGGGTGCAGGCCATCCCAACACTGTTCCAGCAACCCATGGATCAATTGCAGGCCGGCGGCCAGGCCGGGAATACCGTGCAGGTTGAGCTGGGCGCGGGTCAACCAGATCGCCAGGCGCAGGTCGCGGCTGCGCTCCAGCAGCGGCAAGGCCAGCAGCATCACGCGCTTCCAGTTGGGTTCGATGGCTTGGGTGATGATGTCGCCGTATTGCACTTCGGGCTTGCCCAGCGCTTCTTCTTCCAGCTCGAGGAACTCGGGGTCGTATTCGACGTTCAGGCCACCGCCGTTCGCCTCGTTCAGAGGCAAGGCAAAGGTGGCGAAATCCAGTGGCTGAGCGTCGGTGGGCAGGCCCATCGCATATCCCTCGTTCAAGTTGTTCTGGAGATAGAACAAGCGAGGGAAATGATTTATTCCGCAGGTTTGGAAAAATTCTTAATGCAGGTGTCCTTCGCTGATACGGCGACGATGGGATTCGGCATACGCCGCCTTACGCGCCAGCAGCAGCGGATCATCCGAAGGGGCAATCCCCGGTGGCAGCTCCAGCGGGTTGAAGTCGATATCGCGGCATGCACCGTCGACCTGGGCTTGCTGGTCATCGATCACCAGCACGCCTGCATCAATCTGCCGGCGCCCCTCGGGCCAACGGACAGTGGCATCAGTGGTGACATCGCCAGGGTCCGCCAAGGTGATGATCAGGTGCCAGCGCACCGGCCCCTTCTCAAGCTGCGTGGCAAGGCCAAACGCGAGGAAGTCGGGGTCGCTGCGCTGCGCGGCGGTCATCGCCTTGTACGGCGCCTCGGGCACCATGCTCCAGCGCACGAAACGCTCCTGGCCCTGGGCGTTGATCATGCGAAAGGCGTTGACGCTGTAGTAGGTGGTGTTATCAAAACCGGAAGAGCCTGGATGGTCAGCGAGCCATTGTTCGAATGGTCGCATCTCTGGATGGGCGCGCTTGAAGGCCAGCATCTTTTGCGGGTCAGGAGCATTATCGCCATAGGTCGGCATTGAGGCGCGCAACTGCTGGTACAGACCTTCGGGCGTGTTGACCGGGAACACCGGCACGGAATTCATCGCCATGTACCAGGCATCGCCCTCCGTACTCGCCAGTCGCAGCGCCATGCTACGGATCATGCCATGCACATCGGCCTGGGCTGGGTCACCACCGGCAGCGGAAAGGCGACCAATGAACGGCGCCGTGCCACGCTGCAATACGGCGGCAAGGGAAACCTCAGCCGCATTGCCGTTGCTTTCAAAGTGGCCGCTGATGCACTGGCCCTTGGCGTGGTTACGCCGAAACCCGGGATGGACACCGCCCGCGGCCGCTTCCATTGCATCGACGATCTGCACAGCGGAGGGTGACGGCGAATACAGCAGCCACACGCAAGTGCCGACGATGACGGCAGCCGCCAGGGCGAGGGATAAAAGGAGGTGTTTTTGCAGCGGAAAAGTTCTTTTCATCACGCTATCTGGGATCACGGCATCGGGAACCAATGCCCGACCCCAGCACGGTTATTTCTGGAGAGCGGCGATCCACATCGGTGACGGCGCCCCGGTGAACAACTGGGCGGCACTTCGGTCGGCGACAAGTCGGGCAACGGCGTTGAGGTCCACACCTTCGGGCTCGCCGATCAGGGCGTAGCCCAGTTCAGACTGGCGCCACGTCACTACGTTCATTTGCGCAACGCTTTGCTGAGTAATCGACTGATCGGGCTTGGGCTCTTTCATCACGCACAGCGCGACTGGCGCACCATTGGCCGGCAGGTACACGAGTTGGATCAGCGCCTTGTTGTTGAAACGCAAGCGCTGCACACGCTTGAACGTCAGGCCAGCGGAACTGAGGTCAGGAACGCGCAAGGCCAGGCCGTCGATATCACGGATATCGGCGAGGGTCTTGGTGATTGCATCCGTAGGCTGCGCGCCGTAGGCCACGGTTTCACGGGTGTACAAATGCTGGTAGGCAGCGGCCTGTTGAACCCATGGCGAGGCCTGGGCAACGGCTGGCGCGGCGGTATCGATACCGGGCTTGAGGGCTCCATTGAACGCACCAACTTGAAGCACCAGGGCATAACATGCTGCACCCGCAACGAACGTCAGCGCGGGCCATGCAAATTTAGGTTGGAAGAATGCGAACAGTCGGGAGAAAACGCTGTCTGTCTTTTCGTCGGAAACTTTAGCGTTGCTGGCACGAGCAGGTTCAACCGTGTGCTGAGCCGCCAACGCCGCGATGCTGAGCTTGAGACTTTCTGGGACCGGCGGCAGATTCTGCCGGGCAAAGGCTTCCTCATAAGGCAGGCACGAAGCCATCAACCGGGAGACTCTTTCAGCCAGGTCCGGTGAAGCGTCTATGAGCCGCTCTAGCTCTTGGTTCTGTTGCGACGAAAGCTCGCCGTCAACATAGGCCATTAGCAAGGCATCATCCGCTACCATGGGTTTTTCTCTCCGTTTGTATTCATCAAGTTCTGCTGGTTGATTCTCAGCCTTGTGGGCCGAAGCGGCGAGCCAGCGGGTAGCGGCAAGCCATCATATTGATATCATCTAAATTGTTGCAACAGGTCAAAAAACTTTAAAGCAAGCGACGAACACTCAGTGACACGCACAAATACTTTAAGAGAACACGCTGGAATCGAAAATATTCCCAGGGCCTGATAAATCTTATATGTTTCACTCCGTGTCAGGGTATTTTTCCTGGCACTGCTGTCAGAATCATTGGCCTGTAACCTGCATATGCTGTCGTTAACCTTTCAATAACGCGCCAAATCGATACACTTGTCAGCATATTGATACAATTCTTCGTCACCCAGGACCCTCAGCACCGCAAAAAGGACGCCGCGACACAGGCATCCGCTACGGTATCGACCTCGTAGCCTGACCGCTCCATTTTAGGCATCAAGAAATAATAAGAGGAAATATGTCGATCACCGGTGCTGATTTACCCGCACTGCTTCCAGACCTGTTGCCACGCCTGTGGGCCTTTGCGTTGCGCATCTCTGGCGACAAGCATGATGCCGAGGACCTGGTTCAGCTCGCCTGTGTCCGCGCGCTGGAACGCGCCCATCAGCTGCAGCCCGATACGTCGGTACTGAGCTGGATGTTCTCGATTGTGCACTCCACCTGGATCAACGAACTGCGCTCACGCAAAGTGCGCAGCCGTTCGCGTATGGACTGGAACGACGAATTCCTCGAAACCGTCAGCGACCCCGAGGCACCCAACCCGGAGTCCGACCTGATGCACCGGCAGATTATCGAAGCAGTGGAAAAACTCCCCGACGGCCAGCGCGAAGTGATGCTGCTGGTGGGCGTGGAGCGCTTCAGCTACAAGGAAGCGGCCGAAATGCTCGATTTGCCGATCGGCACCATCATGAGCCGACTGTCTCGTGCGCGTCAGGCGATCGGCGCGCTTTTTGATTCGCCGAAAAGCAAACCTTTGCGCGCTCGACCGCAAAGCTCATCGGCGAACTGAAACTGCTCTGAAACGGCCTCCTGAATGCCCCCCGAGGACTACGCAACCCCTCCCCGCGAAATGCACTGGGACCCTGCTCCGTCCACCGCTTGAACGCCCGCCGCAAACCGCGCACATCGCTGTAACCCATCTTTTTGAGCGCCGGGCCCATGCGCGACATCGGCGCGTCAGCGGGCATAGCATTAGCGGCCGTGGCGCGTTCGGGGGAGTGTCTGGGGGGGCGTCACAGGCCGTGAGCAGGCCGAGTGCAACCAATAGACAGGCGATGCGGGCGCGCAGTTAAGGTTTTGGCGGACACAAAGGGAGCTGTTACGGACAGTTGAACGTGGGCGTTGGCCACCCACGTCCGGGCGATGCGCTTAGAACGCGATACCGACCTTGAACCCGTACTCGTCACGCTTGAGCTTGGTGTTGTCGGCCACTTCGGAATCACCGTCGAGCTTATACTCGGTGCGAGTGTAGTACAGGCTTGCGACCACCGGCAGCTCACCCTTCTGATTCATCAGCAGGCTGACTTCAGCGTAGGGATTGGTGCGGTCCTTGAGGTCCACGGTGTCGCTGCCAAAATCATCGACCTTGAGCTTGGTGCGGCCATCGATAGTACGACGGGCGCCAGCTTCGACACGCAGGGTCATGTCATCGAACTGGTGGTTATAGCCTAGGGCCGCCTTGGCGAACGGCGATTTGTTGGTGAGCTTCACATCGAGGTCGTTGATCTCTGGCTCGTAGCGGGTCCAGCTGTAACCACCACCGACGATCACGTCGACAAAGTTGCGCGCATCCAGCGCGGCACGCCAGCCGAGGTCCAGGTCAGCCTGGCCTTCCTTGAGCTTGTTGTCGCTCTTTTCACCGTACTTGGCTTCGATACCGGCCTGGTAGATAAAGCCGGATTCGGCGGTGAGCTTGTTGCCGAAGTTATAGAACAGGCCCGCTTCAGGCATGTGGCTCTTGTCGCTTTCGCTGCCGCCTTCGAATTTGAAATCGTTATAGCTGCCCAGGATCCCGAAGGTGGAAATCGGGTCAGTGGACGGTGCGGCGAACACCGCGGCAGGCGCAGCGACCAGCGCCAGCAGCGAGGAACCCTTGAGGAATTTTCCGAATAGCTTGGACATCGTTTTACATCTCCTTGTCTGGTGAGCAAATTATTCAGGAACCGGTTCGAACCTCAGCGGGCGCCAAAGGTTCGAATTAATTTGCGTTGATTTGGAGATAAAACGGTTCAGCGAAGGCTCTACCCCGATACGCTTATGAATTAGCCACTACCAAGCCATCAACGACTGCCCGCAGCTCCAGCGTGGCCGGCACACGAATCCCGAAGGTTTCGGTCAACACCTGCAACAGCTCATCGGCATTGTCGAGCATGCGCTTTTCGCTCGGGCGATCCAGCGAATGAACCGCGTAGTGGGCGTTGTTCAAGGTATAGCGTTTGCCCGGCGCCAAGCGTGCGACTTTCAGTTGGCCAACGAAGGGCGAATCGGGGTGCGTGGAGACATACCAATTGCCGATTTCATAGTCGATGGTCGCCTGTTCTTGCAGGTCGAACACATACAAACCACGCCACTCCCCGGCCGCCTGCGCCCACAGGGTGTAACTGCCCTGCCCGTCGAAGCTCAGGCGATACGGCTCGTGTGCCGTGGCCTGCGCCGTCTCAGTGTCCAACTGCAACGGGCTGCTGGGCACCATTCCACCAAAGCCGACATCGGTGATATAGCGCACGCCATCCAGCGTCACCAGGCTCAAACGATGGGTACGCGCCGTGTGCGCATCTGGCGGCCCCCCCATCACCACCCGACCGGTGATACCGCGCGCGTCGAAGCCGAGTTCCTGCAACAGCGCCAAAAACATCTGGTTCAACTCATAGCAATACCCGCCACGCCCCTCCAGCAGCACTTTTTGCTCGACGCTGGCCAGGTCGATAGGCACCGGCCAATGCATCAAGGTCGACAGGCTCTCGAAAGCAAAGGTGCACACGTGGCGCAGTTGCAGCGCCTGCAAGGTTTGCAGGGTCGGCGCGGGCGGCGTGTCATAGCCCAGGCGTTGCAGATACAGACGGCTATGGGTCAACAGAGGCATGGCGCAATCCTTGGGCGCTGAGTGAAGGCGACACTATGCCGCGCCACCGTGCAGATTGTCATTTTGAATGAACCTTTTTGAACGCTCCCGTATCCATCTATAACAACACAGGGAGGCAACATGAGTACCGCAAAAATCTACACCATCCACTACCAGCTGCATGGCAAACCGAAGTCCTTTGTGGTGCGTGCCGAAGTGATGAACAACGCCGAGGCCTGGCATTGGGCAGCGGTCGATGCCGACATTGCACACGTGAGTCGCGTGGGCCGGGTCGGGCATGAGCAGGTAAAGAAGACGACCCGGCCTTGGGCGGAAAAGTATGGGATTACCGAGGTGAAGTGGGTAGCGCCTAAGTGAGGGGGGAAAGCCCCGCTGGCTGAAGCGGGGCTTTATGGCTTACTTGCACTTTTTATGCTTATGCACGTCTAGATCGGGGTGTTTATATTTGTTTTCGGGGGTGACACGGCGGCGCTGGCCTGCTTTTCCGTCTGATGAGTGTCCGCCTCCTCAGCGGGATAAAACTCACCCTCCTTGCCTATCTTTTTCAGCCGTTCGCGCAGGATCACCTCAACACGGGCCACTGTGGATTGATTGTCAGCGTTGACCAACTGCAAGCACAGGCGTTGGACATTCTGATCGTGAGTGCCCTCGCTCATCATCTCGTGGCTGAAGACTTGTTCGCCACGCCATAGGCATAGATCGGTATGAGTCCCGCCGAGCCATATTTCGTTGATTGCCCCAAGGTCTGTGGTAGCCAGTTGATCAACCGTGATTGTCTTATCCATTGCGCTGTGCCTTACCTGAATAGATTTGGAAGTTTGAAAACTCGAGACACTCACGCGCCATACCACTGCTCCCTGGCACCTCTTCTTCAAACCAAAAACACCCGACTTATGGCTTCAAGTCGCCCAACGGATCATAGGGCGGCTTCTTTTCATCCTTGTCTTTCTTTTCCTTATCCAACGGCGCAATGGCCGGTCCAATAGGGTCAACCTGCGGATCTGCCACATCCGGCGAATCCGGGTC
This window harbors:
- the tssB gene encoding type VI secretion system contractile sheath small subunit yields the protein MAKESSQKFIARNRAPRVQIEYDVEIYGSEKTVQLPFVMGVFSDLSGKPAEPLPPVAERKFLEVDIDNFDERLKSMKPRVAFQVPNTLSGEGNLPVEITFETMDDFSPAAIARKVPSLNQLLTARSQLSNLLTYMDGKVGAEELLAKLLADPSVMQALSTAPKQPE
- the tssE gene encoding type VI secretion system baseplate subunit TssE, whose protein sequence is MAELISRERLQPSLLDRLSDDDTEHAVEPRDKRVLSMRGLRQAVLRDLGWLLNSTSLGSFRDLSAHPLAMQSVVNFGLPDLAGKTAAGLDREELGRRIRQAIWDFEPRILRNSVRVVPVAPSGTTASPNQMAFEIHGELWGQPLPERLYLKTELDLEAGEARVFDIETRDVR
- a CDS encoding type VI secretion system tube protein Hcp; the encoded protein is MILLNFKGTQIKGTSTVDGHKDWITIDAIQMGVGRAISTSGGGADRDTSNPSFSEISMTKVTDLASADLFMQAVCGKSLGDAEIHFIQTGGPDKKQQVFLTLILGSAIISSYSASSNGERPSETISINFTTISYEFDSFTGDTVITGTPKKWDLEKNQKI
- the tssF gene encoding type VI secretion system baseplate subunit TssF codes for the protein MNAKLLRYYERELAHLREVGGEFARDYPKVAGRLGLETYACADPYVERLLEGFSFLAARVQLKIDAEFPRFTNHLLELVYPQYLAPTPSMAVVQLQPDMGEGSLAAGFKVPRDTALHSQLGKGDQTACEFRTAHEVTLWPVELVEARYFACGAQVAGVDLSRLGGVKAALRLRLRVGAGLTFSDLPLDNLPMHIRGGEAMPSRILEHLLAQSAGVLVMPVQEHVDWHQFLPKSAIRSLGYSDSEALLPTGPRQFQGYRLLQEYFAMPQRFMFAEVAGLANSVSRCTAEQLDVIVLFKKLDPVLEQSLSAANFGLYCTPAINLFPMRAERVHLSDQQAEYHVIPDRTRPMDYEIYQIENVTGYGSGAEASQTFESFYRANDLHARKPPNAYYQVRRDARVLSEQQRRQGPRSSYIGSELFLSLVDAQQAPHRSDLRQLGIDTLCSNRDLVLSMPVGSGRTDFNVESGAPVQAVRCVAGPTVPAPSFAEGETAWRLVSHLSLNYLSLLDQDKEQGASALRDLLRLYCRIDDEAAHRQIEGLRSVTAESIVRRLPLPGPITYGRGLQISVTLDETAFEGAGVFVLGSVLEQFFAKYVSLNSFTETVIKSTTRGVIMQWPARVGRCEIL
- the tssC gene encoding type VI secretion system contractile sheath large subunit, whose protein sequence is MSTPQSEQAGQPLATTAFDAGDFASLLQKEFKPKTDKAKEAVETAVRTLAEQALQGTQLMPHDVLGTIEGLIAALDQKLTEQVNHILHHEEFQGVESAWRGLHYLVNNTETDESLKIRVMNISKNEVHKTLRKFKGVAWDQSPIFKKLYEEEYGQFGGEPYGAFVADYYFNNSAPDVELLTQMARVSAAAHCPLITAADPSVMLMESWQELANPRDLTKIFQTPEHAAWRSFRASEDSRYVGLAMPRFLSRAPYGAKTNPVEEFDFEETTDAAGAKDFTWANAAYAMAVNINRSFKHYGWCSQIRGIESGGVVEGLPVHTFPTDDGGVDMTCPTEIAISDRREAELAKNGFMPLVHKKNSDLAAFIGAQSMHKPAEYEDPDATANANLAARLPYLFATCRFAHYLKCIVRDKIGSFKERDDMQIWLNNWIGRYVEHNPATATDADKARKPLAGAEVVVEEIEGNPGYYGAKFFLRPHYQLEGLTVSLRLVSKLPSTKSN
- the tssG gene encoding type VI secretion system baseplate subunit TssG, with the protein product MRDPLTLLGALEAHPARFDFYAALRQLECAFPHLPRIGQAARPADEAVRFGQQPSLAFEPAMVAALTPGTAPKLLLNFFGLMGANGPLPIHLTEYIRDRQRNRNDPTLAAFCDVFHHRMISLFYRAWASAQPAVSLDRPGADRFAQYLGSLIGIGQASLLGRNAVPDVAKLHFAGRLGPQTRNAEGLAALLTDYLGVPVRVEQFVGHWMKLPSDGLCTLRSGPAAAVLGQTTVMGKKVWNTQHKFRLLIGPLDLAQTRRLLPGGDSLQRVQDWVRQYVGLAMDWDVNLIVKKEQLPGLRLGSAPLGWTSWLSSKAPEQDDRQLLINPRISITTQGPAHG